One Chryseobacterium wanjuense genomic region harbors:
- a CDS encoding tautomerase family protein produces the protein MPFVNIKLVDGVFTPEQKHELAAAITDVMVKFEGSEAFREVVWVLIEELHTDGWHIGGRPFEGPRSLMQTLSNSKDIYESIDGSPTTRAEFAKVMPLKQ, from the coding sequence ATGCCATTTGTAAATATTAAACTAGTAGATGGTGTTTTCACACCTGAGCAGAAACACGAATTAGCAGCAGCGATTACTGATGTTATGGTGAAATTTGAAGGTTCTGAAGCTTTTAGAGAAGTCGTATGGGTTCTCATTGAAGAACTCCACACAGATGGTTGGCATATAGGAGGAAGGCCATTTGAAGGACCAAGATCCCTTATGCAGACCTTGTCGAATTCGAAAGATATTTATGAATCAATAGACGGAAGTCCGACTACCAGAGCCGAATTTGCTAAGGTTATGCCTTTGAAACAGTAA